Proteins encoded by one window of Porphyrobacter sp. YT40:
- a CDS encoding CaiB/BaiF CoA-transferase family protein, with product MWLAEPRNPNAPLAGLKVVELARVLAGPFCGQILADLGADVIKVESPEGDGTRLWGPPWVERVDESGKTHREAAYYHACNRGKRSIIADFADGGDLARVKALCERADVVIENFKTGSLAKFGLDYASLSAANPGLVYCSITGFGQTGPRAHEAGYDFVAQGMSGLMSLTGEPEGHPVKMGISISDLATGVWAANGVQAALLMRARTGRGQQVDMSLLDCSVGLLANQATYFFTTGENPPRMGNAHAQVAPYGVFAVSDGHVILAPANDGLFHKLMAVLGLDALANDPRFATNGDRTANAAALDAEIAAACARWSKQGLLDACHKAGVPAGPINRLDEVFADPQVIARGMRVELGGMAGVRSPFTFSEGELALDRPSPIHGEDTPDA from the coding sequence ATGTGGCTGGCTGAGCCCCGCAATCCGAATGCGCCGCTTGCGGGCCTCAAGGTCGTGGAGCTGGCGCGGGTGCTGGCGGGTCCGTTCTGCGGGCAGATCCTCGCCGATCTCGGCGCGGATGTGATCAAGGTCGAAAGCCCGGAGGGCGACGGCACCCGGCTGTGGGGGCCGCCCTGGGTGGAGCGGGTGGACGAAAGCGGCAAGACCCACCGCGAGGCCGCCTATTACCACGCCTGCAACCGCGGCAAGCGCTCGATCATCGCCGATTTCGCCGATGGGGGCGATCTCGCGCGGGTGAAGGCCCTGTGCGAGCGCGCCGATGTGGTGATCGAGAACTTCAAGACCGGCAGCCTCGCCAAGTTCGGCCTCGACTACGCCAGTCTCTCGGCCGCCAACCCGGGCCTCGTCTATTGCTCGATCACCGGCTTCGGACAGACCGGCCCGCGCGCGCATGAGGCGGGGTACGATTTCGTCGCGCAGGGGATGAGCGGGCTGATGTCGCTCACCGGCGAGCCCGAGGGGCATCCGGTCAAGATGGGCATCTCGATCAGCGACCTCGCCACCGGGGTCTGGGCCGCGAACGGCGTGCAGGCGGCGCTGTTGATGCGCGCGCGGACGGGCCGGGGCCAGCAGGTCGATATGAGCCTGCTGGACTGCTCGGTCGGCCTGCTCGCCAATCAGGCGACCTATTTCTTCACCACCGGCGAGAACCCGCCCCGGATGGGCAATGCCCACGCGCAGGTCGCGCCCTATGGTGTCTTCGCGGTGAGCGACGGCCACGTGATCCTCGCGCCTGCCAATGACGGGCTGTTCCACAAGCTGATGGCGGTGCTGGGGCTGGACGCTCTGGCAAACGACCCGCGTTTCGCCACCAATGGCGACCGCACCGCCAACGCCGCTGCGCTCGATGCCGAGATTGCCGCGGCCTGCGCAAGGTGGAGCAAGCAGGGCCTGCTCGATGCCTGCCACAAGGCGGGTGTCCCCGCCGGGCCGATCAACCGGCTGGACGAGGTCTTCGCCGATCCGCAGGTTATCGCGCGCGGGATGCGGGTGGAACTCGGCGGCATGGCGGGGGTGCGCAGCCCCTTCACCTTTTCCGAGGGCGAACTGGCGCTCGACCGGCCTTCGCCGATCCATGGGGAAGACACGCCCGACGCTTAG
- a CDS encoding MarR family transcriptional regulator → MADLMDIPEARAFILHWGEMGTAWGVNRSVAQVHALLYLSDRPLHAEEICDVLGLARSNVSTGLKELQGYGIVRRVHIEGDRRDHFVAETDLWEVLMRLAEERKKRELDPTIRLLGELSDSVTARGEVPVHVRERIGRMHEFIGTLTGWYADVRHLPKPTLVRLMKLGRGIARFLPGGGSDRH, encoded by the coding sequence GTGGCCGATCTGATGGACATTCCCGAGGCGCGCGCCTTCATCCTTCACTGGGGGGAGATGGGCACGGCATGGGGCGTCAACCGCTCGGTCGCGCAGGTTCATGCGCTGCTCTATCTCAGCGACCGCCCGCTGCACGCCGAGGAAATCTGCGATGTGCTGGGCCTCGCGCGCTCCAACGTCTCGACTGGGCTCAAGGAATTGCAGGGCTACGGCATCGTCCGCCGCGTCCATATCGAGGGCGACCGGCGCGACCACTTCGTTGCCGAGACCGACCTGTGGGAGGTGCTGATGCGCCTCGCCGAGGAGCGCAAGAAGCGTGAGCTCGATCCCACCATCCGGCTGCTCGGCGAACTGTCCGACAGCGTCACAGCGCGCGGCGAAGTGCCGGTGCACGTGCGCGAGCGGATCGGACGGATGCACGAATTCATCGGCACGCTGACCGGCTGGTATGCCGACGTGCGCCACCTGCCCAAGCCGACACTGGTGCGGCTGATGAAGCTCGGCCGCGGTATCGCCCGCTTCCTGCCGGGTGGCGGAAGCGACCGACACTGA
- a CDS encoding DUF418 domain-containing protein: MTAPSSASQRILALDALRGVAVAGIVGMNVLAFALPAPAYYNPLAYGGVSPPDYWVWLASFVFIEDKFRTLFAMLFGAGCLILIERAGAAPWRAHYARMAVLFLIGVAHAILLASNDVLRAYALAGCALPLLAGLSARGLVSVAIGLLGVHLMLGIVVLGAPMAMYLAGHTGSDGMLWAQRQFGHDPPTILMLLEQGREGLAERVARRSLGIPAQMTALVAALPLNLSAMALGMGLWRGGMLKGEWRTFRLQRVAGLAALVALPGLLLMAGWLVREGFAAPLVGPVALVLSAPFDMALALAYAALAMAFLTRDTGLTARLAAAGRLSLTNYLLTSVILAGVFAHWGLGLFGEVSRWQAFAIGAVPVAAMLAWSPWWVERVGQGPFERLWRAGARMLS, translated from the coding sequence GTGACGGCACCCTCATCCGCTTCGCAACGCATCCTCGCGCTCGACGCACTGCGGGGCGTGGCCGTTGCCGGGATCGTGGGCATGAACGTGCTCGCCTTCGCCCTGCCCGCCCCGGCCTATTACAATCCGCTCGCCTATGGCGGGGTGAGCCCGCCCGATTACTGGGTGTGGCTGGCGAGCTTTGTCTTCATCGAGGACAAGTTCCGTACGCTTTTCGCGATGCTGTTCGGCGCGGGGTGCCTGATCCTGATCGAGCGCGCAGGCGCCGCACCGTGGCGGGCGCATTATGCGCGCATGGCGGTGCTGTTCCTTATCGGCGTTGCCCACGCGATCCTGCTGGCGAGCAATGACGTTCTGCGCGCCTATGCGCTGGCCGGATGCGCGCTGCCGCTGCTGGCGGGTCTGTCGGCGCGCGGGCTGGTGAGCGTTGCTATCGGCTTGCTGGGCGTGCATCTGATGCTCGGCATCGTGGTGCTCGGCGCGCCGATGGCGATGTATCTCGCGGGCCATACGGGCAGTGACGGGATGCTGTGGGCGCAGCGCCAGTTCGGCCACGATCCGCCCACGATCCTGATGCTGCTGGAGCAAGGGCGCGAGGGACTGGCCGAACGCGTGGCGCGTCGCAGCCTCGGCATTCCGGCGCAGATGACCGCGCTGGTGGCGGCGCTGCCGCTCAACCTGTCGGCGATGGCGCTCGGCATGGGGCTGTGGCGCGGCGGGATGCTGAAGGGCGAATGGCGCACCTTCCGGCTGCAACGCGTCGCGGGCCTCGCGGCGCTGGTGGCGCTGCCTGGGCTGCTGCTGATGGCGGGATGGCTGGTGCGCGAGGGCTTCGCCGCCCCACTGGTCGGCCCGGTGGCGCTGGTGCTGTCCGCGCCGTTCGACATGGCGCTGGCGCTCGCCTATGCCGCGCTGGCGATGGCCTTCCTGACGCGCGACACGGGCCTGACCGCAAGGCTGGCGGCGGCGGGGCGGCTGTCGCTGACCAACTATCTGCTGACGAGCGTGATCCTTGCGGGTGTGTTCGCCCATTGGGGCCTCGGCCTGTTCGGCGAGGTCAGTCGCTGGCAGGCCTTCGCGATCGGCGCGGTGCCGGTGGCGGCGATGCTGGCGTGGTCGCCGTGGTGGGTGGAGCGCGTCGGGCAAGGCCCCTTCGAGCGGCTGTGGCGGGCGGGCGCGCGGATGCTGTCCTAG
- the metK gene encoding methionine adenosyltransferase, which yields MRHDYLFTSESVSEGHPDKVSDQISDAIVDLFLSKDPEARIACETLTTTQLVVLAGEIRCKGVYEYGREEWKDNDYWAPGAKEEIEKTVRETVKRIGYEQDGFHWETFRFENNLHGQSAHIAQGVDAKENKDEGAGDQGIMFGYATDETPGLMPATLYYSHKILERMAADRHSGAAPFLEPDAKSQVTLRYEGSTPVAATAIVVSTQHKPGYDESNPAKQAELEAYVKGVIADVIPANLLGETEYFINPTGKFEIGGPDGDAGLTGRKIIVDTYGGAAPHGGGAFSGKDPTKVDRSAAYITRYLAKNVVAAGLATRCTIQIAYAIGVSKPLSLYVDTHETGTVGDDAIEKAILGIAKLGGLTPRSIRTHLGLNKPIYQPTAAYGHFGRAAEGDLFPWERLDLVDDLKAALA from the coding sequence ATGCGCCACGATTATCTCTTCACCTCCGAAAGCGTTTCCGAAGGCCATCCCGACAAGGTTTCGGACCAGATTTCGGACGCGATCGTCGATCTGTTCCTGTCCAAGGACCCCGAAGCGCGCATCGCCTGCGAAACCCTGACCACCACCCAGCTCGTGGTGCTGGCGGGCGAAATTCGCTGCAAGGGTGTTTACGAATACGGGCGCGAGGAGTGGAAGGACAACGATTACTGGGCGCCCGGTGCCAAGGAAGAGATCGAAAAGACCGTCCGCGAAACGGTGAAGCGCATCGGCTATGAGCAGGACGGCTTCCACTGGGAGACCTTCCGCTTCGAAAACAACCTCCACGGCCAGTCCGCCCATATTGCGCAAGGCGTGGACGCCAAGGAGAACAAGGACGAGGGCGCGGGCGACCAGGGTATCATGTTCGGCTACGCCACCGACGAGACCCCGGGCCTGATGCCCGCAACGCTCTATTACAGCCACAAGATCCTCGAGCGCATGGCCGCCGACCGCCACTCGGGCGCGGCGCCCTTCCTCGAACCCGATGCCAAGAGCCAGGTCACGCTGCGCTATGAAGGCTCGACCCCGGTGGCCGCCACCGCGATCGTCGTCTCGACCCAGCACAAGCCCGGTTACGACGAGAGCAACCCCGCCAAGCAGGCCGAGCTCGAAGCCTACGTCAAGGGCGTGATTGCCGACGTAATCCCGGCGAACCTGCTGGGCGAGACCGAATATTTCATCAACCCCACCGGCAAGTTCGAAATCGGCGGGCCGGATGGCGACGCAGGGCTCACGGGCCGTAAGATCATCGTCGACACCTATGGCGGCGCGGCTCCGCATGGCGGCGGCGCGTTCAGCGGCAAGGACCCGACCAAGGTTGACCGCAGCGCGGCCTACATCACCCGCTACCTCGCCAAGAACGTCGTCGCCGCGGGCCTCGCCACGCGCTGCACGATCCAGATCGCCTATGCGATCGGCGTGTCGAAGCCGCTCAGCCTCTATGTCGACACGCACGAGACCGGCACCGTCGGCGACGACGCGATCGAGAAGGCGATCCTCGGGATTGCCAAGCTCGGCGGGCTGACCCCGCGTTCGATCCGCACGCATCTCGGCCTCAACAAGCCGATCTACCAGCCGACCGCCGCCTATGGTCACTTCGGTCGCGCGGCAGAGGGCGACCTCTTCCCGTGGGAGCGGCTCGATCTGGTCGACGATCTCAAGGCTGCGCTGGCCTGA
- the lnt gene encoding apolipoprotein N-acyltransferase, translating into MKERLAAAAAAVPALAQRRPALAAIVLGLVGACAYPPLHLWPLGLAALAGFVWLIYAADSWKQAAARGWLFGWAHLTLANNWIATAFTHQAKMPEVLGWAAVPLLCIYLAIYPALAALAAHLLAKKRPVWAFGLVLAGAWIVTEWLRGWVFTGYPWPPVGLMLLGDWSRPGLAKFLPWMGTYALSGVTLYIAASVADMLAERRWINAALMALPVTYFMINPPLRPEPQTDGLRYTLVQPYIPQSEINDGSKFEEQFARIARLTAPGRDESRLVLWPESAVPDYLEDGYPERYYFQMTAGGDPALARARIGKVIGPQSTLLTGVVNLNIGTLPSGINKGRPGAVSARNSVMALNGEGKIVGGYDKAHLVPYGEYLPLRPILEPLGLSRLVAGNIDYLPGPGPRTLDLGVQGKAGVMICYEIVFSGHVADRENRPDYIFNPSNDGWFGWWGPPQHLAQARMRALEEGLPVLRSTTTGISAVIDANGVVRASVGMGKAEALEGIVPEAKAPTLFARWGHALTLAWAALFIALGLGLPRVLALIRARG; encoded by the coding sequence ATGAAGGAGCGGCTGGCGGCAGCGGCGGCCGCGGTGCCTGCGCTGGCGCAGCGGCGTCCGGCGTTGGCCGCGATCGTGCTGGGCCTCGTCGGGGCCTGCGCCTATCCACCGCTGCACCTGTGGCCGCTGGGCCTTGCCGCGCTGGCGGGGTTCGTGTGGCTGATCTACGCCGCCGATAGCTGGAAGCAGGCTGCGGCGCGCGGCTGGCTGTTCGGCTGGGCGCATCTGACGCTCGCCAACAACTGGATCGCGACCGCCTTCACCCATCAGGCCAAGATGCCCGAGGTGCTCGGCTGGGCGGCGGTGCCGCTGCTGTGCATCTACCTTGCGATCTACCCTGCGCTGGCCGCGCTCGCGGCGCATTTGTTGGCGAAGAAGCGCCCGGTGTGGGCCTTCGGACTGGTGCTGGCGGGAGCATGGATCGTCACCGAGTGGCTGCGCGGCTGGGTGTTCACCGGCTATCCGTGGCCGCCCGTCGGACTGATGCTGCTGGGGGACTGGAGCAGGCCCGGACTTGCGAAGTTTCTTCCGTGGATGGGCACCTATGCCCTGTCGGGAGTGACCCTCTACATTGCCGCGTCGGTGGCTGACATGCTTGCCGAGCGTCGCTGGATCAATGCGGCATTGATGGCGCTGCCGGTCACTTATTTCATGATCAATCCGCCCCTGCGTCCCGAACCGCAGACCGATGGCCTCCGCTACACCCTCGTCCAGCCCTATATCCCGCAATCCGAGATCAACGACGGCTCCAAGTTCGAGGAGCAATTCGCCCGCATCGCCCGCCTCACCGCGCCGGGGCGCGACGAGTCGCGCCTGGTGCTGTGGCCCGAAAGCGCGGTGCCGGATTATCTCGAGGACGGCTATCCCGAGCGCTACTACTTCCAGATGACCGCCGGCGGCGACCCCGCGTTGGCGCGCGCGCGGATCGGCAAGGTGATCGGGCCGCAATCGACCCTGCTGACCGGGGTGGTGAACCTCAACATCGGCACGCTGCCGAGCGGCATCAACAAGGGCCGCCCCGGCGCAGTGAGCGCGCGCAATTCGGTAATGGCGCTGAATGGCGAGGGCAAAATCGTCGGCGGTTACGACAAGGCGCATCTGGTGCCCTACGGCGAATATCTGCCGCTGCGCCCCATTCTCGAACCGCTCGGCCTGTCGCGGCTGGTGGCGGGGAACATCGACTACCTGCCCGGCCCCGGCCCGCGAACGCTCGATCTCGGGGTGCAGGGCAAGGCGGGCGTGATGATCTGCTACGAGATCGTCTTCTCCGGCCATGTCGCCGACCGCGAGAACCGGCCGGATTACATCTTCAATCCATCGAACGACGGCTGGTTCGGCTGGTGGGGCCCGCCGCAGCATCTCGCACAGGCGCGGATGCGCGCACTGGAAGAGGGCCTGCCGGTGTTGCGCTCGACCACCACCGGGATCAGCGCGGTGATCGACGCGAACGGCGTGGTGCGGGCGAGCGTCGGGATGGGCAAGGCCGAAGCGCTCGAAGGCATCGTTCCCGAGGCCAAGGCGCCGACCCTGTTCGCCCGCTGGGGCCATGCGCTGACACTGGCCTGGGCCGCACTGTTCATCGCGCTCGGCCTCGGTCTGCCGAGAGTGCTTGCGCTCATCCGCGCGCGCGGCTAG
- a CDS encoding DUF4167 domain-containing protein — translation MNNNNRNNRRRGRGNRNQGGNGAQLNRIDSRARGNAPQMLDKYKKLAQDAQHNGDRVQMEYYLQFADHYFRVIADNKARQEEQRGGNNNNGNRRNDEREQAEDFEDDFDFGRRSDTPTRSPYEQADAAPRADVTEGEPGQEGESFLAEDRSEDQGEGRQRGQRRQQQRKPRENRGDGERSEKRADRAERPARAERSEKPARTRKPRKTADDASQGGIDSAILPPSIRGDDAGGDSGTLETVE, via the coding sequence TTGAATAACAACAACCGGAATAACCGTCGTCGTGGACGCGGCAACCGCAATCAGGGCGGCAATGGCGCTCAGCTGAACCGGATCGACAGCCGCGCACGCGGCAACGCCCCGCAGATGCTCGACAAGTACAAGAAGCTCGCGCAGGACGCCCAGCACAATGGCGACCGCGTGCAGATGGAGTACTACCTCCAGTTTGCCGATCACTATTTCCGCGTCATCGCCGACAACAAGGCGCGGCAGGAAGAGCAACGCGGCGGCAACAACAACAACGGCAACCGCCGCAATGACGAGCGCGAACAGGCCGAGGATTTCGAGGACGATTTCGATTTCGGCCGTCGCAGCGACACGCCGACGCGCTCGCCCTACGAACAGGCCGATGCCGCACCGCGCGCCGACGTGACCGAGGGCGAGCCCGGGCAGGAAGGCGAAAGCTTCCTCGCCGAAGATCGCAGCGAGGATCAGGGCGAGGGCCGCCAGCGCGGTCAGCGACGCCAGCAGCAGCGCAAGCCGCGCGAAAATCGCGGTGACGGTGAGCGGAGCGAAAAGCGCGCCGATCGCGCAGAGCGTCCGGCGCGTGCCGAGCGCAGCGAAAAGCCCGCCCGCACCCGCAAGCCGCGCAAGACCGCCGATGACGCCAGTCAGGGCGGCATCGACAGCGCGATTCTCCCGCCCTCGATCCGGGGTGACGATGCGGGCGGCGACAGCGGCACGCTCGAAACCGTCGAGTAA
- the prmC gene encoding peptide chain release factor N(5)-glutamine methyltransferase produces MTVGEAIRAAAERLLATSDTARLDAEVLMAHALGLTRSDMLLRAMRDPAPEGFAASVERRAAQEPVAYITGETEFYGLTLTVTPATLIPRGDSETLVVAALDHAQAAGRAIDLGTGSGALLLALLAERPAWHGVGIDASQAALAVASGNAAALGLSARSEWHHRDWHTPGWADDLGTFDLILCNPPYVEADAALDPQVRDFEPAPALFAGPEGLDDYRILIPQLRTLMNPQAVAILEIGANQAEAVTAVAEAAGFSVTLRRDLAQRPRALVLR; encoded by the coding sequence ATGACCGTCGGCGAAGCGATCCGCGCCGCTGCCGAGCGCCTCCTTGCCACCAGCGACACCGCGCGGCTCGATGCCGAGGTGCTGATGGCCCACGCACTCGGCCTTACGCGCTCGGATATGCTGCTGCGCGCCATGCGCGACCCCGCGCCCGAGGGGTTCGCAGCGTCGGTGGAGCGCCGCGCGGCGCAGGAGCCCGTCGCCTACATCACCGGCGAAACGGAGTTTTACGGCCTTACCCTCACAGTCACCCCCGCCACGCTGATCCCGCGCGGGGACAGCGAGACGCTGGTGGTCGCCGCGCTCGATCACGCGCAAGCTGCGGGACGGGCGATCGATCTCGGCACGGGGTCGGGCGCGCTGCTGCTCGCTCTGCTGGCGGAGCGGCCCGCTTGGCACGGCGTGGGGATCGACGCTTCGCAGGCCGCGCTGGCAGTTGCATCGGGCAATGCCGCCGCATTGGGCCTTTCCGCACGCAGCGAATGGCACCACCGCGACTGGCACACCCCCGGCTGGGCCGACGATCTGGGCACTTTCGACCTCATCCTCTGCAACCCGCCCTATGTCGAAGCCGACGCCGCGCTCGACCCGCAGGTGCGCGATTTCGAGCCCGCACCCGCGCTCTTCGCCGGGCCTGAAGGGCTGGACGACTACCGCATCCTGATCCCGCAATTGCGCACGCTGATGAACCCGCAAGCGGTCGCCATTCTCGAGATCGGGGCGAATCAGGCCGAGGCGGTGACGGCCGTCGCCGAAGCCGCGGGCTTTTCTGTTACATTGCGCCGCGATCTGGCGCAAAGGCCGCGCGCGCTGGTGCTCCGGTAA
- the prfA gene encoding peptide chain release factor 1: protein MQIPPERLDQIAHRFAELEARMASGTLEGEAFVRASRDYAELEPVAKIAAEVKSAREEMAGLTEMLADPEMKAMAEEELAQIKATLPDLERRLAIALLPRDSADSKPAMLEIRAGTGGDEAALFAADLYRMYEKYAAEQGWKVEPVSIAASDIGGYKEVIANVTGTGVFAKLKFESGVHRVQRVPVTESGGRIHTSAATVAVLAEPDEVDVQIEDKDLKIDVYRASGAGGQHVNTTDSAVRITHLPTGTVVTCQDGRSQHKNKEKAMQVLRTRLYDAQREATQGAEAEARKAMVGSGDRSERIRTYNFPQGRVTDHRIGLTLHKLEEVLAGPGLAELVDALIAEDEGKRLATLAE, encoded by the coding sequence ATGCAAATCCCCCCTGAACGCCTTGACCAGATCGCACACCGTTTTGCGGAGCTGGAAGCGCGCATGGCCTCGGGCACGCTTGAAGGCGAGGCCTTTGTCCGCGCCTCCCGCGACTATGCGGAACTCGAACCCGTCGCCAAGATCGCCGCCGAGGTGAAATCCGCGCGCGAGGAGATGGCGGGGCTCACCGAAATGCTCGCCGATCCCGAGATGAAGGCGATGGCCGAGGAGGAACTCGCGCAGATCAAGGCCACCCTCCCCGATCTCGAACGCCGCCTCGCCATCGCGCTGCTGCCGCGCGATTCGGCGGACTCCAAGCCCGCGATGCTCGAAATACGTGCCGGCACTGGGGGTGATGAAGCCGCTCTGTTCGCCGCCGATCTCTACCGGATGTACGAGAAATACGCCGCCGAGCAGGGGTGGAAGGTCGAGCCGGTCAGCATCGCCGCCTCGGACATCGGCGGGTACAAGGAAGTCATCGCCAACGTCACCGGCACCGGCGTGTTCGCCAAGCTGAAGTTCGAGAGCGGCGTCCACCGCGTCCAGCGCGTGCCCGTGACCGAGAGCGGCGGGCGCATCCACACCTCGGCGGCGACCGTCGCGGTGCTGGCCGAGCCCGACGAGGTGGACGTGCAGATCGAGGACAAGGACCTCAAGATCGACGTCTACCGCGCCTCGGGCGCGGGCGGGCAGCACGTCAACACCACCGATTCGGCGGTGCGCATCACCCACCTGCCGACCGGCACCGTCGTGACCTGTCAGGACGGGCGAAGCCAGCACAAGAACAAGGAAAAGGCGATGCAGGTGCTGCGCACGCGGCTCTACGATGCCCAGCGCGAGGCCACCCAGGGCGCGGAGGCCGAGGCGAGGAAGGCGATGGTCGGCAGCGGCGACCGTTCGGAGCGCATCCGCACCTATAATTTCCCGCAGGGGCGCGTCACCGATCACCGCATCGGGCTGACGCTGCACAAGCTCGAAGAAGTGCTCGCCGGGCCGGGTCTCGCCGAACTGGTCGATGCGCTGATCGCCGAGGACGAAGGCAAGCGGCTGGCGACGTTGGCGGAATAA
- the hisS gene encoding histidine--tRNA ligase, protein MSKKTPQAIRGTQDIFGADAEAFAFVVETFERVRRLYRFRRVEMPVFEKTEVFARSLGETTDVVSKEMYSFDDRGGESLTLRPEFTAGIARAFLTNGWQQYAPLKVATHGPLFRYERPQKGRYRQFHQIDAEVIGAGEPQADVELLAMADQLLKELGIADVTLHLNTLGDAESREAWRAALIDYFRAVKDQLSEESQERLEKNPLRILDSKDPRDKPFLADAPKIDAFLSEEASAFFAAVTSGLDAAGVKWVRAESLVRGLDYYRHTAFEFIPDEGSASAAALGTQSTVLGGGRYDGLMESLGGAPTPAVGWAAGIERLAMLVGAAEDAKPDDWTVAVIPVGEGVELEAQRIVAAIRSERIPCEYAYRGNMKKRMQKASAAGARYVFILGDEEFAQGVVTVRDMRSGEQAPMQLSWIPQGVLDLLFENTGAEHSGEKLPSLAERLGSPPPRA, encoded by the coding sequence ATGAGCAAGAAGACACCTCAGGCCATCCGCGGCACCCAGGACATTTTCGGCGCCGATGCCGAGGCTTTCGCCTTCGTGGTCGAAACCTTCGAACGTGTGCGCCGTCTCTACCGTTTCCGCAGGGTCGAAATGCCGGTGTTCGAAAAGACCGAGGTCTTCGCGCGCAGCCTTGGCGAGACCACGGATGTGGTGTCGAAGGAGATGTATTCCTTTGACGACCGCGGCGGCGAGAGCCTGACCCTGCGCCCCGAATTCACCGCCGGAATCGCGCGCGCTTTCCTCACCAACGGCTGGCAGCAATATGCGCCGCTGAAGGTTGCGACCCACGGGCCCCTGTTCCGCTACGAGCGCCCGCAGAAGGGCCGCTACCGCCAGTTCCACCAGATCGACGCCGAGGTGATCGGCGCGGGCGAGCCTCAGGCGGATGTCGAGCTGCTGGCGATGGCGGACCAGCTGTTGAAGGAGCTGGGCATCGCAGATGTTACGCTGCACCTCAACACGCTGGGCGATGCGGAGAGCCGCGAGGCGTGGCGGGCGGCGTTGATCGACTACTTCCGCGCCGTGAAGGATCAGCTGTCCGAGGAATCGCAGGAGCGGCTGGAGAAGAACCCGCTACGGATTCTGGATTCGAAGGACCCTCGCGACAAGCCGTTCCTCGCCGATGCGCCGAAGATCGATGCGTTTTTGTCGGAGGAGGCGAGCGCGTTCTTCGCCGCTGTCACCAGCGGGCTTGATGCGGCAGGGGTGAAGTGGGTGCGGGCGGAAAGCCTCGTGCGCGGGCTCGACTACTACCGCCACACGGCGTTCGAGTTCATCCCCGACGAGGGCAGTGCTTCGGCGGCGGCTTTGGGAACCCAGAGCACGGTGCTGGGCGGTGGGCGTTATGACGGGCTGATGGAATCGCTTGGGGGGGCGCCGACGCCAGCTGTGGGCTGGGCGGCTGGGATTGAGCGGCTGGCGATGCTGGTGGGGGCCGCCGAAGACGCAAAGCCGGACGACTGGACAGTCGCAGTTATTCCCGTTGGCGAAGGGGTCGAGCTTGAAGCCCAGCGCATCGTCGCCGCAATACGGTCAGAGCGGATCCCCTGCGAGTACGCCTATCGGGGCAACATGAAGAAGCGGATGCAGAAAGCCTCGGCTGCCGGAGCGCGCTATGTATTCATTCTCGGCGATGAGGAATTCGCGCAAGGCGTTGTAACCGTGCGCGATATGCGTTCAGGCGAACAGGCGCCGATGCAGTTGAGTTGGATTCCGCAAGGCGTGCTCGATCTGTTGTTCGAGAACACCGGTGCGGAACACTCCGGCGAAAAATTGCCGTCGCTTGCAGAACGTCTCGGTTCTCCCCCGCCCCGGGCTTGA
- the ppa gene encoding inorganic diphosphatase gives MRIDKIPTGVNPPDDLNVIIEVPTGGEPVKYEFDKESGALFVDRILHTPMRYPANYGFVPHTLSPDGDPLDALVIARSPFIPGCVVRARPIGVLNLEDEHGGDEKLICVPVDTTFPYYSDVAETKDLPSIIFQQIEHFFTHYKDLEAEKWVRVGKWGDAAEARQITIEAIERYKKSS, from the coding sequence ATGCGCATCGACAAGATCCCCACCGGGGTGAACCCGCCCGACGATCTCAACGTCATCATCGAAGTGCCCACCGGGGGCGAGCCGGTGAAGTACGAATTCGACAAGGAATCGGGCGCGCTGTTCGTCGACCGCATCCTGCACACGCCGATGCGCTATCCGGCGAATTATGGCTTCGTGCCGCACACCCTCAGCCCCGATGGCGACCCGCTCGATGCGCTGGTGATTGCGCGCTCGCCCTTCATTCCGGGCTGCGTGGTGCGCGCCCGCCCGATCGGGGTGCTCAACCTCGAAGACGAACACGGCGGCGACGAGAAGCTGATCTGCGTGCCGGTGGACACGACCTTCCCCTATTACTCGGACGTGGCCGAGACCAAGGATTTGCCCTCGATCATCTTCCAGCAGATCGAGCACTTCTTCACCCACTACAAGGATCTGGAAGCCGAAAAGTGGGTGCGCGTGGGCAAGTGGGGCGACGCCGCCGAAGCGCGCCAGATCACCATCGAGGCGATCGAGCGGTATAAGAAGAGTTCCTGA